From one Magnetofaba australis IT-1 genomic stretch:
- a CDS encoding methyl-accepting chemotaxis protein — translation MQWLSDQSISVRIMALVGVIGTLCMLVMGAALLNRMESDLVEQNYDALSEMAFSAKIGLENLMLNGARAKTHRFIDQLKSHSGYRILRRDGSEAFSASHDKVSLNPQAEEAMQLAFSTGLRQEYRSETPGERHWGFLIPIHNGNECEECHGVQDELRGVFYLTRSLDDVDARVRNARMIVAVVTTLAIVLFTVLLWSVMRRHLKAPLSDLKRAVVSISEGHLTTRMDELTTRDEVAMIIHGVNEMAARLMQMIRLIHLQSASLDAAISELQEAKNELLHESEENSQLTQRVVDANRLAREGMTRINDATHSANQEVRAIFEETESLSDAVQSVTQSTEEVNGVVATTSQAAEQIQNLVSGVSHDVEQVANATRELRDLVSGLQAAQDAVSELSRDASDQSDRARELTEQTNAVMQRLSGSAAEIGKVVKMIQHIAEETSMLALNASIEAAGAGEAGKGFAVVANEVKELASQTADATKMITKYVEEIRSGAQDASQATEQTGVVIAGLNTVNKEINEGMTEQNELQAQVTRSMDASVAGSGLLSERMEQLAGASSQVVEAAEQASAYTANIANKSTEASKSAVRVASRNQELKETFAATIVTAREAADATGDADAKIREIYDNNLLMISSIRHMGLLIETTATAGDKLNSASANLDVGALPFSIRELKEAHLRWLRRLEQMIHGEIEAMDLNQLSDHQKCDLGRWYYGSGSEAYGDSPLFQKLGAVHQRVHEVGRETWALADAGDHDGAVRSIDRLRGVKDELFDLLDELFLDAGK, via the coding sequence ATGCAGTGGTTGTCAGACCAATCCATCTCGGTGCGTATTATGGCCCTGGTGGGCGTTATTGGCACATTGTGCATGTTGGTCATGGGCGCGGCGCTGCTCAACCGCATGGAGAGCGATCTGGTTGAACAGAACTACGACGCGCTCTCGGAGATGGCGTTTAGCGCCAAAATTGGCTTGGAAAATCTGATGCTCAATGGCGCGCGCGCCAAAACCCATCGGTTTATCGATCAGCTCAAATCCCATAGCGGCTACCGTATTCTCAGGCGCGACGGCAGCGAAGCCTTCAGCGCCAGCCACGATAAAGTCTCGCTCAATCCCCAGGCTGAAGAGGCCATGCAACTGGCTTTCAGCACCGGTCTGCGCCAGGAGTACCGATCGGAAACCCCCGGAGAGCGCCACTGGGGCTTCTTGATCCCCATTCACAACGGCAACGAGTGCGAAGAGTGCCATGGCGTTCAGGATGAGTTGCGCGGCGTCTTCTATCTGACGCGCAGCTTGGATGATGTGGATGCGCGCGTGAGAAATGCGCGGATGATCGTGGCGGTGGTGACCACGCTGGCCATTGTGCTGTTTACCGTGCTGCTGTGGTCGGTGATGCGCCGCCATTTGAAGGCCCCGCTGAGCGATCTGAAGCGGGCGGTGGTTTCCATCAGTGAAGGGCATCTGACCACCCGTATGGATGAACTGACCACCCGTGACGAAGTGGCCATGATCATCCATGGCGTCAATGAGATGGCCGCGCGATTGATGCAGATGATCCGCCTGATCCATCTGCAGAGCGCCTCGCTGGATGCGGCGATCTCCGAGTTGCAGGAGGCCAAGAACGAACTGCTGCATGAGTCCGAGGAGAACAGCCAGTTGACCCAGCGGGTAGTGGACGCCAACCGGCTGGCGCGCGAGGGGATGACGCGGATTAATGACGCCACGCATTCGGCCAACCAGGAGGTGCGCGCCATCTTCGAGGAGACCGAGTCGCTCTCCGATGCGGTGCAGAGCGTGACCCAGAGCACCGAGGAGGTCAATGGCGTGGTGGCCACCACCAGTCAGGCCGCCGAGCAGATTCAGAATCTGGTGTCGGGCGTATCCCATGATGTGGAGCAGGTGGCCAACGCCACCCGCGAGCTGCGCGATCTGGTCAGTGGTCTACAGGCGGCGCAGGATGCGGTGAGCGAACTCTCCCGCGACGCCTCCGATCAATCCGACCGCGCGCGGGAGTTGACCGAGCAGACCAATGCCGTGATGCAGCGTCTGAGCGGCTCGGCGGCGGAGATCGGCAAGGTGGTGAAGATGATTCAGCACATCGCCGAGGAGACCAGCATGCTGGCGCTCAACGCCTCCATCGAAGCCGCTGGCGCGGGAGAGGCGGGCAAAGGATTTGCGGTGGTGGCCAATGAGGTGAAGGAGTTGGCTTCGCAAACCGCCGACGCCACCAAGATGATCACCAAGTATGTTGAGGAGATCCGCAGCGGCGCCCAGGACGCTTCCCAGGCGACCGAGCAGACCGGCGTGGTGATCGCCGGGCTCAATACAGTCAATAAAGAGATTAATGAAGGGATGACCGAGCAGAATGAACTGCAGGCGCAGGTGACCCGCTCCATGGACGCCTCGGTGGCGGGCAGCGGCTTGCTCAGCGAGCGTATGGAGCAGTTGGCGGGCGCCTCATCCCAGGTGGTGGAGGCGGCGGAACAGGCGAGCGCCTATACCGCGAATATCGCCAACAAGAGCACCGAAGCCTCCAAGAGCGCGGTGCGGGTGGCCAGCCGCAATCAGGAGCTCAAAGAGACCTTTGCCGCCACCATTGTCACAGCGCGTGAGGCCGCTGACGCCACGGGCGACGCGGATGCGAAAATTCGCGAGATCTACGACAACAATCTGCTGATGATCAGCTCCATTCGTCATATGGGGCTGCTGATTGAGACGACCGCAACTGCGGGTGACAAGCTCAACAGCGCCAGCGCCAACCTGGATGTGGGGGCGCTGCCGTTCAGCATTCGCGAACTCAAGGAGGCGCACCTGCGCTGGCTGCGTCGTCTGGAGCAGATGATTCATGGCGAAATTGAAGCCATGGATCTGAATCAGCTGAGTGATCACCAGAAGTGCGATCTGGGGCGCTGGTACTATGGTTCAGGCAGTGAAGCGTATGGCGACTCGCCGCTGTTCCAGAAACTCGGCGCTGTGCATCAACGGGTGCATGAGGTGGGCCGCGAGACCTGGGCGTTGGCCGATGCGGGCGATCATGACGGCGCGGTTCGCAGCATCGATCGTTTGCGCGGGGTGAAAGACGAACTGTTCGATCTGCTCGACGAGTTGTTCCTGGACGCGGGCAAGTAA
- a CDS encoding STAS domain-containing protein: MQFHTSYGTSDGDFRRARRSTYLSGQALHYGLWPHQVATQHYTQPNQVVIDLNRMSYLDSIGIGSLLIIKECFPNAKMEINCANPAFLDILQLSRLDTFFQITVSR; encoded by the coding sequence ATGCAATTTCACACTTCCTATGGGACATCGGATGGAGATTTCCGAAGAGCAAGGCGCTCTACATATCTATCTGGACAAGCTCTCCATTACGGACTTTGGCCGCATCAAGTCGCAACTCAGCACTATACCCAGCCCAACCAGGTGGTGATTGATTTGAATCGCATGAGCTATCTGGACAGCATCGGCATCGGATCTTTGTTGATCATTAAAGAGTGCTTCCCAAACGCAAAGATGGAGATCAATTGCGCCAATCCGGCGTTTTTGGACATCCTGCAACTCTCGCGTTTGGACACCTTCTTCCAGATCACCGTTTCGCGCTGA